The Myxocyprinus asiaticus isolate MX2 ecotype Aquarium Trade chromosome 39, UBuf_Myxa_2, whole genome shotgun sequence genome window below encodes:
- the LOC127429548 gene encoding F-box only protein 46-like translates to MNRDTFSHIRLWCPRPFGTYSQNKPYSNGTIHSGTTTTHCKADDAGFTTIEASGVSDEQDEDVGTENTPPASSSTLLAPPLPASPSPSAQMEDGRVLLDTWYVIKPGNTKEKIAFFVAHQCNGAGIPRPNAMKVKGNWATDCTKAKRRRRCSSYDPPIRAQNVAIDVPAESNLAEDGVGVSETDLLSVAEMVALVEQRTALALQGMVAHGQTSPYTVHQKPVVILSEPHSSAPTSQSDFNQQQQQQQESRRVAQAVAQFESRQQNLDSTTLRPELNGSGREHIHTGESVGGAPSHGRGEVRIAFRVSSLDPRTQSEPVGRPKCMFMSCGVRGGQAGARGKEKITCDLYQLVSPSSRDPGALLAGSPKADPLGEGNSDRPPTTTSDPNQDPAIGEKAAGARERVTGFHVEVVVTGAVDQCVFYGKDSTENVQEETVCFALPSGANSTDASEDPPPGQLFFLQSPATEDESCSGVNSGMRSLDCANNNGPLGSTVERPDSPLAIVDDCSDPPLCRLYRHVSHDFLEIRFQIQRLLEPRQYMLLLPDHIMVNIFSCLPTRSLAALKCTCHDFKTLIETYGVRATDSRWNQDPLYRDDPCKQCKRQYERGDVSLCRWHPKPYHHDLPYGRSYWMCCRRTDKDTPGCRVGLHDNNWVQPCELVQARAKRDDGK, encoded by the coding sequence ATGAACCGTGACACCTTTTCCCACATCCGGCTGTGGTGCCCACGCCCCTTTGGCACCTACTCCCAGAATAAGCCATACAGCAATGGTACAATCCACAGCGGAACAACTACCACCCACTGCAAGGCAGACGATGCTGGGTTCACAACCATAGAGGCCAGTGGAGTCAGTGATGAGCAAGATGAGGATGTTGGCACTGAAAACACCCCACCAGCTTCATCTTCTACCCTGCTGGCTCCACCACTACCTGCATCCCCATCTCCCAGTGCACAGATGGAGGATGGCAGGGTACTGCTTGATACCTGGTATGTCATCAAACCAGGTAACACCAAGGAAAAAATTGCCTTCTTTGTAGCTCACCAGTGTAATGGGGCTGGAATTCCCAGGCCTAATGCCATGAAAGTGAAGGGAAACTGGGCTACGGATTGTACCAAGGCCAAGCGCCGTCGTCGCTGTTCCTCATATGACCCTCCCATTAGAGCTCAAAATGTTGCTATTGATGTACCTGCAGAATCCAACTTGGCAGAAGATGGTGTTGGAGTTAGTGAAACAGATCTGCTCTCTGTGGCTGAAATGGTGGCCCTTGTAGAACAGCGTACAGCTTTGGCTCTACAAGGTATGGTAGCTCATGGACAGACAAGTCCTTATACAGTCCATCAAAAACCGGTGGTAATACTCTCAGAACCCCATTCATCTGCACCAACTTCTCAGAGTGACTTtaatcagcagcagcagcaacagcaggaATCCAGACGGGTTGCTCAGGCTGTAGCACAGTTTGAGTCTCGGCAGCAAAATCTCGACAGTACAACTCTGCGGCCTGAGCTTAATGGTTCAGGAAGAGAACACATTCACACTGGAGAGTCTGTGGGTGGTGCTCCAAGCCATGGACGAGGGGAAGTACGGATTGCTTTTCGGGTGTCGAGTCTGGACCCTCGCACCCAATCTGAGCCTGTTGGCCGCCCCAAATGCATGTTTATGAGTTGTGGGGTCAGAGGGGGGCAAGCAGGAGCCAGGGGAAAAGAAAAGATCACTTGTGACCTCTACCAGCTGGTTAGTCCTTCATCTCGAGATCCAGGTGCCCTGCTGGCTGGCTCACCAAAGGCTGATCCCCTTGGTGAAGGCAACAGCGACAGGCCTCCCACCACAACGTCAGATCCTAACCAAGACCCTGCCATAGGAGAGAAGGCAGCAGGGGCTCGAGAACGGGTGACCGGCTTCCATGTCGAGGTTGTGGTCACCGGTGCTGTGGACCAATGTGTCTTCTATGGGAAAGACAGCACAGAGAATGTTCAAGAAGAGACTGTATGTTTTGCTTTGCCCAGTGGGGCCAATTCAACCGATGCCTCAGAGGACCCGCCACCTGGCCAGCTGTTCTTTCTACAGTCACCAGCTACTGAAGATGAAAGTTGCTCAGGGGTAAATAGTGGGATGCGGTCTTTAGACTGTGCAAACAACAACGGGCCTTTGGGGTCTACAGTTGAGAGGCCGGACTCTCCACTGGCTATTGTGGATGATTGTTCTGATCCTCCGTTGTGCCGCCTCTACCGTCATGTCTCCCATGACTTCCTTGAGATTCGCTTTCAGATCCAGCGGCTTCTGGAACCAAGGCAATATATGCTTTTGCTTCCAGACCACATAATGGTCAATATCTTCAGCTGCTTGCCCACCCGATCGCTAGCAGCTCTCAAGTGCACCTGCCATGATTTCAAGACCCTGATTGAGACCTATGGTGTACGCGCTACTGACTCTCGCTGGAACCAGGACCCGCTGTACCGTGATGACCCCTGCAAGCAGTGCAAGCGGCAGTATGAGAGGGGAGATGTGTCGCTTTGCCGCTGGCACCCTAAACCTTACCACCATGACTTGCCTTATGGACGCTCCTATTGGATGTGTTGTCGGCGCACAGACAAGGACACGCCTGGCTGTCGAGTTGGACTACATGATAACAACTGGGTACAGCCATGTGAGCTGGTTCAAGCCCGTGCCAAAAGAGACGATGGGAAGTAA